From the Desulfosarcina sp. BuS5 genome, one window contains:
- a CDS encoding toxin, with amino-acid sequence MEKMYITNMKYDWNPEKNEWLKKERQLSFEQVIFHLSQGDVWKVADHPDQQKYPGQKIYFVIIEDYIYMIPHIIQKEYIFLKTIIPSRKATKAYQKEQGEEK; translated from the coding sequence ATGGAAAAGATGTACATTACAAATATGAAATACGATTGGAACCCAGAAAAAAATGAATGGTTAAAAAAAGAAAGACAACTATCTTTTGAACAGGTAATTTTCCATTTGTCCCAAGGTGATGTATGGAAAGTTGCGGATCATCCAGACCAACAAAAATATCCCGGTCAAAAGATATATTTTGTAATCATTGAAGATTATATCTATATGATTCCGCATATTATCCAAAAAGAATACATATTTTTAAAAACAATTATCCCGAGCAGAAAAGCCACAAAGGCTTATCAAAAAGAACAGGGAGAGGAAAAATGA
- the tnpB gene encoding IS66 family insertion sequence element accessory protein TnpB (TnpB, as the term is used for proteins encoded by IS66 family insertion elements, is considered an accessory protein, since TnpC, encoded by a neighboring gene, is a DDE family transposase.), with protein sequence MIQITPQMRILLAIDPVDFRKGIDGLNAVCRQVLRSDPFSGYVFIFRNKKATAIKIIMYDGQGFWMCQKRLSKGRFNWWPNKSGEAVRPLAVHELQLLIWNGNPVKAHVAPLWRPIPVKK encoded by the coding sequence ATGATTCAGATAACTCCGCAAATGCGTATCCTGCTGGCCATAGACCCGGTGGATTTCAGAAAAGGTATCGACGGTCTAAATGCTGTTTGTCGGCAGGTGCTGCGCTCCGATCCATTTTCAGGGTATGTTTTTATTTTTCGTAATAAAAAGGCAACTGCCATAAAGATCATTATGTATGATGGCCAAGGATTCTGGATGTGTCAGAAAAGGCTGTCTAAGGGACGTTTCAACTGGTGGCCAAACAAATCCGGTGAGGCGGTCAGGCCTCTGGCCGTTCATGAACTGCAGCTTCTGATCTGGAACGGTAATCCTGTAAAGGCTCATGTTGCACCATTGTGGCGGCCAATTCCTGTAAAAAAATAG
- a CDS encoding DUF4338 domain-containing protein, with the protein MFTYRGRVVTDKDIIFIKELIAQNPDASRRALSRKLCIAWNWVQANGALRDMVCRGMMLELHRAGFIRLPDKKCNPHNPFVERRKPKKIQINQTLLETKLAKIRPLEFCQVRRSPHEKMFNSLIEYYHYLGYCHSVGEQLKYIVYTDGRPIACFAWSSAARHIGYRDRFIGWDAKTRKKNLHLLAYNTRFLILPWVRVPHLASHLLGHMIKILALDWRKIYNHPIWYLETFVDKTRFAGTCYKAANWKYLGDTTGRGKNDQTFKPNRSIKAVWGYPLAKNFRSLLRGTHSEDPGTYRPGRQAVRCSFKAC; encoded by the coding sequence ATGTTTACGTATAGAGGCAGAGTCGTTACTGACAAAGATATTATTTTTATCAAGGAGCTTATTGCTCAAAATCCGGATGCCAGCCGCCGGGCGCTTTCCAGAAAACTGTGCATAGCCTGGAATTGGGTCCAGGCCAATGGGGCATTGCGTGATATGGTCTGTCGGGGTATGATGTTAGAACTGCACCGTGCAGGATTCATACGTCTGCCGGACAAAAAATGTAATCCCCATAATCCATTTGTAGAACGTAGAAAACCTAAAAAAATTCAGATCAATCAAACTTTACTGGAAACAAAATTAGCCAAAATACGGCCGCTTGAATTTTGCCAGGTACGCAGAAGCCCGCATGAAAAAATGTTCAACAGCCTGATCGAGTATTACCATTATCTGGGTTACTGCCATTCAGTGGGCGAACAGCTGAAATACATCGTTTATACTGATGGGCGGCCAATAGCATGTTTTGCCTGGTCTTCTGCAGCGAGGCATATAGGCTACAGGGACAGGTTTATCGGCTGGGATGCGAAGACGCGTAAAAAAAATCTGCACCTTTTGGCGTATAATACACGATTTTTAATTCTACCATGGGTGCGCGTACCACATCTGGCCTCCCATCTTCTTGGTCACATGATAAAAATCTTGGCCCTGGATTGGCGTAAAATCTACAATCATCCCATCTGGTACCTTGAAACTTTTGTGGACAAAACCCGTTTTGCCGGTACCTGTTACAAGGCTGCGAACTGGAAGTATCTTGGAGACACCACCGGCAGGGGTAAAAATGATCAAACATTTAAACCGAACCGATCTATAAAGGCTGTTTGGGGATATCCATTAGCCAAAAATTTTCGCAGCCTTTTACGGGGGACACACAGTGAAGACCCCGGAACGTATAGACCTGGACGTCAAGCAGTTAGATGCTCTTTTAAAGCGTGTTAA
- a CDS encoding reverse transcriptase domain-containing protein: MGDTQMSQTISTKSREIARTVACNSRPIEWGQPPVLTGGSSLIKIELLAQSNPELVFTSVVHRIDFDLLKQSFRKIRKSKSAGVDKVTAKEYAENLDQNLYNLYERLRRGQYVASPVKRIWIDKEGGKKRPIGIPVLEDKIVQKAAAAILNVIFDRNFYNFSHAFRKGRSQHMAIKDLREQCLKQNISWIVSADITGLFDNINHELLKDMIRRRVSDGGMIRLIGKWLNAGVMEEGNLTYSETGTPQGGVISPVLSNIFLHYVLDDWYVKEVIPRMKGRCSIIRWADDFILGFEYEKDALRVMDVLPRRFEQFELSLHPEKTKLIRFSKRISGKGNGTFDF; the protein is encoded by the coding sequence ATGGGAGATACACAGATGTCACAAACCATATCAACAAAAAGCCGAGAAATTGCAAGAACGGTCGCTTGCAATTCCAGACCGATAGAATGGGGACAACCACCGGTGTTAACAGGTGGGTCATCCCTTATCAAAATCGAGCTGCTTGCTCAAAGTAATCCTGAACTGGTATTTACATCAGTAGTCCATCGGATAGACTTTGATTTACTGAAACAATCCTTTCGTAAAATTCGGAAAAGCAAATCTGCAGGAGTGGACAAGGTTACGGCAAAGGAGTATGCCGAAAATCTTGATCAAAACCTCTATAATCTGTATGAACGACTGCGGAGAGGACAGTACGTTGCGTCTCCTGTAAAGCGTATCTGGATAGACAAGGAAGGAGGGAAAAAGCGTCCAATTGGCATACCTGTACTTGAGGATAAAATTGTCCAGAAAGCAGCAGCAGCCATATTGAATGTCATATTTGACAGGAATTTTTACAATTTTTCCCATGCATTCAGAAAAGGTCGGAGCCAACACATGGCAATCAAAGATTTACGTGAGCAATGCTTGAAGCAGAATATCAGCTGGATAGTAAGCGCAGATATTACAGGACTATTTGACAATATTAATCACGAGTTACTTAAAGACATGATACGTCGGAGAGTAAGTGACGGCGGAATGATTCGCCTGATAGGGAAGTGGTTGAATGCAGGCGTAATGGAGGAAGGCAACCTGACGTACTCTGAAACGGGCACTCCACAGGGAGGAGTAATTTCCCCTGTGCTCAGTAATATCTTTCTTCATTATGTTTTAGATGACTGGTACGTGAAAGAAGTGATCCCCCGGATGAAAGGGAGATGCTCCATCATACGCTGGGCGGATGATTTCATCCTCGGGTTCGAGTATGAAAAAGACGCATTGCGTGTCATGGATGTATTACCCAGGCGGTTCGAACAGTTCGAGCTGTCACTTCACCCGGAAAAGACAAAACTGATTCGATTTTCCAAACGCATTAGCGGAAAGGGAAACGGGACGTTTGATTTTTAG
- a CDS encoding group II intron maturase-specific domain-containing protein, whose product MVIKKKTARKRSSRFMKRIWIWCKDNRHKPMAEQYEILCSKLRGFYQYFGVISNYKVLEVVFEYTEKAWRRWLSRRSHKGEVMFEDLRTTYPLPLPRIVHNI is encoded by the coding sequence ATGGTAATAAAGAAAAAGACGGCAAGAAAGCGTTCAAGCCGTTTTATGAAGAGAATATGGATATGGTGCAAGGATAACCGTCATAAGCCAATGGCCGAGCAGTATGAGATTCTTTGCAGTAAACTGCGAGGTTTTTACCAGTACTTTGGAGTAATAAGTAACTACAAAGTGCTGGAAGTTGTGTTTGAATATACTGAGAAAGCATGGCGTCGATGGTTAAGCCGAAGAAGTCACAAGGGCGAAGTAATGTTCGAGGACTTGCGCACAACATACCCACTGCCATTACCCAGAATAGTCCATAATATTTGA
- a CDS encoding IS66 family transposase: MLLPGIRRLLRMLFGATTEKLEKQRLTPKKKNSVKAKKGHGRKPAKDYTGAKKVRVFHDTLKPGDNCPECLKGKVYELKEPQRIIRITGNAPLSGTVYEMHRLRCNLCGAIFTASTPENVGEDKYDAKAKAMIALLKYGTGMPFNRLKDLQQSLGIPLPASTQFEIVDQMAMELTPIYQEFIRQGAQGDIIHNDDTTMKVLSLMKENKENNPERKGIFTTGILSKTDDHKIALFFTGRQHAGENLMDLLKRRIGLSPPIQMCDALSRNVPKEFETLLANCLTHGRRQFVDVLQSFPEECSYVLKSSQRYIKMIRLPKNRTWKLKNGYGFIRTTAVR; the protein is encoded by the coding sequence ATGCTCCTACCTGGAATACGACGGCTGTTGCGCATGCTGTTTGGTGCAACTACCGAAAAACTGGAAAAACAAAGGCTCACCCCAAAAAAGAAGAATTCTGTTAAAGCTAAAAAAGGTCATGGCCGCAAACCTGCTAAAGATTATACCGGGGCAAAAAAAGTCAGAGTCTTCCATGATACTCTTAAACCTGGAGACAACTGCCCTGAATGTTTAAAGGGCAAGGTATATGAATTAAAGGAGCCGCAGCGAATCATACGCATCACCGGAAACGCTCCATTAAGTGGAACTGTCTATGAAATGCATCGTTTACGCTGTAATCTCTGTGGAGCAATTTTCACCGCATCGACACCTGAAAATGTGGGTGAAGACAAATATGATGCAAAAGCCAAGGCCATGATTGCTCTTTTGAAATATGGTACCGGTATGCCATTTAACAGACTTAAAGATCTTCAGCAAAGTCTTGGCATACCATTGCCTGCATCGACACAGTTCGAGATTGTCGATCAAATGGCAATGGAACTTACTCCGATTTATCAGGAATTTATCCGTCAGGGCGCTCAGGGCGATATCATTCATAATGATGACACCACTATGAAGGTTTTGTCCCTGATGAAGGAAAACAAAGAAAATAACCCGGAACGTAAAGGTATATTTACCACGGGTATACTGTCAAAAACCGATGATCATAAAATTGCACTGTTTTTTACCGGCCGTCAGCATGCCGGAGAAAACTTGATGGATTTACTTAAGCGTCGTATTGGTCTGAGCCCACCCATTCAGATGTGTGATGCTCTGTCCAGAAATGTTCCCAAAGAATTCGAAACTCTGCTGGCAAATTGTCTTACACATGGACGAAGACAGTTTGTTGACGTACTGCAAAGCTTCCCGGAAGAGTGCAGTTATGTACTGAAATCCTCGCAGAGGTATATAAAAATGATAAGATTACCAAAGAACAGAACATGGAAGCTGAAGAACGGCTACGGTTTCATCAGGACAACAGCGGTCCGCTGA
- a CDS encoding IS66 family transposase produces MEAEERLRFHQDNSGPLMKKLNTWFHKQIDQHLVEPNSGLGQAIGYMLKHWEALTLFLREPGVPLDNNICEQALKKVVLHRKNALFYKTEHGAMVGDLFMSLIHTCNLSGTNPFDYLTALLEHASELSESPDKWMPWNYKSALIEPDNPEA; encoded by the coding sequence ATGGAAGCTGAAGAACGGCTACGGTTTCATCAGGACAACAGCGGTCCGCTGATGAAAAAGCTCAACACCTGGTTTCACAAACAAATAGACCAACATTTGGTGGAGCCCAACAGCGGGCTGGGCCAGGCTATTGGCTACATGCTCAAACATTGGGAGGCGTTGACCCTTTTTCTCAGGGAACCAGGTGTACCTTTGGACAACAATATTTGCGAACAGGCTTTGAAAAAGGTCGTTCTGCATCGCAAGAATGCTCTGTTTTATAAAACTGAGCATGGTGCCATGGTAGGTGATCTGTTCATGAGTCTGATTCATACCTGTAATTTATCCGGTACCAATCCTTTTGATTACCTGACAGCACTGCTGGAACATGCCTCTGAGTTGTCAGAATCCCCAGACAAATGGATGCCGTGGAATTATAAATCCGCACTGATTGAACCGGACAATCCTGAAGCATAA